A single window of Culicoides brevitarsis isolate CSIRO-B50_1 chromosome 3, AGI_CSIRO_Cbre_v1, whole genome shotgun sequence DNA harbors:
- the LOC134833797 gene encoding DNA topoisomerase 2-binding protein 1 → MLKNFKRFSIHRKDDQKILTTCEENELKFIFVLPDDCNGDIESAPQNLCEAFKHWTKTFEKSSILSDTAALNLTPSEVNHNEIYIFSNTESQSFAYLKGLGALILGARCILDCFANNMPVPISSSPILAVSMNGIVVSISGPTGEQREEIKMLIGYMGGVCYDDLNASCTHLVASHVTSEKYEIAAKRKLKIMHFGWIYDLWKASCERNVRADDEEFDKHRLPIFYPLCVTSTGLTTKAREKVKNLINANGGTYEGAFSSERTHILILEMASKNSPKFLTACKYKKECLTPQWVFDSVEQGYALSFEPYRVSSMRVSTPTKDFNQVPSSEFNPNSTTLSDISHVDTTKTGSITINETTNQSRMSSFSKTISSRTTKSTESRLSEKSYKATLEKLSLSIAKRSTGFLDGCKVYLSGFDNDSKDKLVKFLNYGGAIRYNELSDQITHVIVGEYDSSDMIEIQSKNLHPHIVTLDWVVESLAAKEPVASEKFLYKKLSKDTQEPSLPSPASKKAILSMNHSFKRPVVPPKLNLAPTNQAEESNDTGKVKKSVESTSKDQTDAESNFVKQYLCQQEKPLNAPEVKLDTNIDTEDLEELNYLADKTVFLFGFAGETLESLILDCEQAKACIVDELFTGVVDYVITPVILPQVEIPVKYKQMVSESFIETAILENKIPEKLEYYHYPIKYSESDPKPLTGDVVSFSIYSGCERIFISSMAELLGAKEEEKFYKKLNPILIVPRPEGVKYEAAMKWGLTAITAEWLIKCFETKMRQPFDEYLVGRENKSDTTLKNVEENQEEMTKNVEMENVKEKNEEDYVLKNPRLSELQKNSTNKDKMESSNISGNISDLDLDTPAKALVKNLLRDEAVKETPNTKRLKLCIQSAGPKSSNTPKVPKCILTPNNMYSRQLDDTPDTRHSNKRKLDVLDTYYMPSKDRRKSTPFSDVRKQFWKSALGEEDIEAGSSENLSKTSTENKTPLSTKGLQKVIKHFGPKSLTKDAESSSSIENHNISFNENEPKDDKNEEDDGLSKVANLIKSRSEKSKSSTKMPPPKRTLEMPLCQVNSEILNGESQDIEVGWKTRRSVQIKKFMFTSMNDEDKLRYMKIVEQLGAENLNMSTGFDDACTHLIFSRPNRGEKVMAAISAGKWCLMPSYLEDCLAAGKFLNEENYEWGNPAAQKSTINLAETELNVAKSCYNWRSKIASTRIAGAFHKFVVILHVANREAFKRIIKAGGGKVLEISEPYHTNEAAKEATHCFIDAKNCTLTDTDVAFLREAGVQVLLINYINAYLNNENINTEKFSIKIKSPTV, encoded by the exons atgctgaaaaactTTAAGCGTTTTAGCATCCATAGAAAGGACGACCAAAAAATCCTTACTACCTGCGAGGAAAACgaactcaaatttattttcgttttgccAGACGACTGCAATGGAGACATTGAATCTGCTCCACAAAACTTGTGCGAAGCCTTCAAACATTGGACTAAAACTTTTGAGAAAAGTTCGATTTTATCGGACACTGCTGCGTTAAATTTGACTCCGTCAGAAGTCAATCacaatgaaatttatattttttcaaacaccGAGAGCCAATCTTTCGCCTATTTAAAAGGACTGGGTGCTTT aattttaggCGCAAGATGCATTCTCGACTGTTTCGCTAACAATATGCCCGTGCCCATCAGCTCTTCGCCAATTTTGGCAGTTTCAATGAATGGCATCGTCGTTTCAATTTCGGGACCTACTGGCGAGCAACGTGAAGAGATAAAGATGCTGATTGGATACATGGGTGGCGTTTGTTACGACGATCTGAATGCCTCATGCACCCATTTGGTGGCCAGTCATGTGACATcggaaaaatacgaaattgcGGCAAAacgaaaactcaaaattatgCATTTTGGCTGGATTTACGACTTGTGGAAGGCCAGTTGTGAGCGAAATGTCCGAGCTGACGACGAGGAATTCGACAAACATCGTTTGCCGATTTTCTATCCGCTTTGTGTGACCTCAACGGGCTTGACTACGAAAGCTCGGGAGAAAGTAAAGAATCTCATAAATGCGAATGGGGGAACGTATGAAGGTGCTTTCTCGTCGGAACGAACTCATATTCTAATTTTGGAAATGGCATCGAAAAATTCGCCCAAATTTTTGACGGCATGCAAGTACAAAAAGGAATGTTTGACGCCTCAATGGGTGTTTGACAGTGTTGAACAGGGGTATGCGTTGAGCTTTGAGCCATATAGGGTGTCTTCGATGCGTGTATCGACACCAACGAAAGACTTTAATCAGGTGCCTTCGAGTGAATTTAATCCGAATAGCACGACACTTTCTGACATTTCGCATGTTGATACCACGAAGACTGGCAGTATTACAATTAATGAGACTACAAATCAGAGCAGGATGTCGTCCTTTTCGAAAACAATTTCAAGTAGAACAACGAAAAGTACTGAATCAAGac tgtcAGAAAAATCCTACAAAGCAACCCTAGAAAAGCTGTCTTTAAGTATTGCAAAGCGATCAACGGGATTTCTCGATGGATGCAAAGTATACCTGAGTGGATTTGATAACGACTCGAAAGATAAACTcgttaaattcttaaattacgGCGGCGCTATTCGGTATAATGAATTAAGTGACCAAATTACGCATGTCATTGTTGGCGAATATGACTCAAGTGATATGATAGAAAttcaatcgaaaaatttgcatCCTCATATTGTGACGTTGGACTGGGTTGTCGAAAGTTTGGCTGCAAAGGAACCCGTCgctagtgaaaaatttttatacaaaaaattgtcaaaggaCACCCAAGAACCAAGTTTGCCGTCTCCAGCAAGtaaaaaa gcaATTTTGTCAATGAATCACAGTTTCAAGCGACCAGTTGTGCCGCCGAAATTAAACCTTGCACCAACAAATCAAGCTGAGGAATCTAACGACACTggcaaagttaaaaaatcagtAGAAAGTACAAGCAAAGATCAAACAGATGCTGAATCCAATTTCGTAAAGCAATATTTATGCCAACAAGAAAAACCACTAAATGCACCTGAAGTAAAACTTGACACTAATATCGATACTGAAGATTTAGAGGAACTTAATTATTTGGCTGATAAGACTGTTTTCTTATTTGGATTCGCCGGCGAGACTTTGGAGTCTTTGATAttag atTGTGAACAAGCAAAAGCCTGCATCGTCGACGAACTTTTCACGGGTGTCGTTGATTACGTAATTACTCCCGTTATCCTTCCACAAGTAGAAATCCCCgttaaatataaacaaatggTTTCCGAGTCATTTATTGAAACTGCAATACTGGAGAACAAAATCCCAGAAAAACTGGAATATTATCATTATCCCATCAAATATTCTGAAAGTGATCCAAAACCTTTGACCGGAGATGTCGTGTCTTTCAGCATTTATTCCGGATGCGAACGAATTTTCATATCAAGCATGGCCGAGCTTCTTGGCGcaaaggaagaagaaaaattttacaaaaaattaaatccaattTTAATCGTACCGAGACCGGAGGGAGTTAAATATGAAGCTGCTATGAAATGGGGATTGACGGCTATAACGGCAGAATGGCTCATAAAGtgtttcgaaacaaaaatgcGGCAACCATTCGATGAATATCTTGTTGGAAGAGAAAACAAAAGTGacacaactttaaaaaatgtcgaggaaaatcaagaggaaatgacgaaaaatgttgaaatggaaaacgtcaaggaaaaaaatgaagaagattaTGTCTTGAAAAATCCCCGTTTGTCCGAATTACAGAAAAACTCAACAAATAAGGATAAAATGGAGTCAAGTAACATCTCTGGGAACATTAGTGACTTGGATTTAGATACGCCAGCCAAAGCTCTTGTAAAGAATTTACTTCGGGATGAAGCTGTGAAGGAAACTCCAAATACGAAACGTCTCAAACTCTGTATTCAAAGTGCTGGTCCAAAAAGCAGCAACACTCCAAAAGTACCCAAGTGCATTCTTACGCCGAATAATATGTATTCTCGGCAACTTGATGACACTCCCGATACGCGTCACTCGAACAAACGAAAATTGGATGTGTTGGACACTTACTACATGCCGAGCAAAGATCGACGTAAAAGCACGCCTTTCAGTGATGTCCGGAAGCAATTTTGGAAAAGTGCTTTGGGCGAAGAAGATATCGAAGCCGGttcaagtgaaaatttaagcaaaacatcaacagaaaataaaactCCGTTATCCACGAAGGGACttcaaaaagtcataaaacacTTCGGTCCAAAAAGTTTGACGAAAGATGCCGAAAGTTCCTCTTCTATCGAAAATCACAATATATCTTTCAATGAAAACGAGCCGAAAGacgataaaaatgaagaagatgaTGGTCTCTCAAAAGtagcaaatttaataaaatcccgctcagaaaaatcaaaatcatcTACGAAGATGCCGCCGCCAAAACGCACGTTAGAAATGCCATTGTGTCAAGTAAACTCGGAAATTCTGAACGGCGAATCGCAGGATATTGAAGTCGGATGGAAAACGCGTCGTTcagttcaaatcaaaaaatttatgttcacgTCCATGAATGATGAGGATAAGTTGCGTTacatgaaaattgttgaacAATTAGGAGCGGAAAATCTCAACATGTCTACGGGCTTTGATGACGCCTGTACTCATCTGATTTTTAGTCGACCGAATCGAGGTGAAAAGGTCATGGCTGCGATCTCGGCTGGGAAATGGTGTTTGATGCCGTCCTATTTGGAAGATTGTCTGGCGGCAGGGAAATTcctaaat gaAGAAAATTACGAATGGGGAAATCCAGCAGCACAAAAATCTACAATCAACTTAGCAGAAACAGAACTTAATGTTGCAAAAAGTTGTTACAATTGGCGTTCCAAAATAGCATCAACTAGAATTGCTGGAGCATTTCACAAATTTGTAGTTATTCTTCATGTAGCGAATCGTGAAGCATTTAAACGGATCATTAAAGCAGGAGGAGGAAAAGTTTTGGAAATcag tgAGCCATACCACACAAATGAAGCTGCCAAAGAAGCTACTCATTGTTTTATTGATgcgaaaaattgtacattaACAGACACAGATGTCGCGTTTTTAAGGGAAGCTGGAGTTCAGGTGCTCCTGATCAATTATATCAATGCATATctgaataatgaaaatattaatacggaaaagttttccattaaaattaagtctCCAACAGTTTAA
- the LOC134834098 gene encoding histone H2A, sperm-like, translated as MTPRAKTPKAQSITPPTTPVAKSQPQSKSQAPKPVKIAQKSLTKGAELQFNVYPVLRKLKKRTNKKVRREAGVYAAAVIEYLVAEVLELSGDMARRHKKSRLSPRFIMLAIRTDEELNQIFGDVDFAEGGVIPHIHSVLLPKKTTRRRRTVEAMEPETNTEAY; from the exons ATGACTCCTCGTGCAAAAACACCCAAAG CTCAATCCATTACTCCTCCAACGACGCCGGTTGCAAAATCTCAACCTCAATCCAAAAGTCAAGCACCAAAGCCGGTCAAAATCGCTCAAAAGTCTTTGACCAAAGGAGCAGAGCTTCAGTTCAATGTCTATCCAGTGTTGCGAAAACTGAAGAAACGCACCAATAAGAAGGTAAGAAGAGAAGCAGGAGTATACGCAGCGGCTGTCATCGAGTACTTGGTTGCCGAGGTTTTGGAGTTGTCTGGCGACATGGCGAGACGCCATAAGAAGTCTCGTCTTAGTCCGCGTTTTATCATGTTGGCCATACGCACGGACGAGGAATTGAACCAAATTTTCGGGGATGTCGATTTCGCCGAAGGTGGCGTCATTCCACACATCCATTCTGTCTTGC TTCCAAAGAAGACAACACGTCGCCGCCGTACAGTGGAAGCAATGGAGCCAGAAACGAATACCGAAGCTTATTAG